The Podospora bellae-mahoneyi strain CBS 112042 chromosome 7, whole genome shotgun sequence genome includes a window with the following:
- a CDS encoding hypothetical protein (COG:I; EggNog:ENOG503NY8C): protein MSQASLSPTNDFKMNTATATGTRLDDPANGVTRRTGGEDGGVVKKTDQLNGNSNTETTISTPEKPKRSYRSRKYRHVEAIHSESQPSCLSHDTTETPSFLGFRNLMVIVLVVGNLRLVIENIQKYGVLICLNCHDFRPTDLQIGIFLYFLIPCHLFLAYFIELVAAHSARSSLFPKPKPSPSGTSSPTEAQLSKFQSTWTLIWIFHALNITTCLVLTTYVVWYHVHHPLIGTLSEVHAIIVWLKTASYAFTNRDLRHAYLHPVTGELDALPELYRECPYPNNITFTNLVYFWWAPTLIYQPVYPRTSKIRWVFVAKRLGEVVCLSVFIWFCSAQYATPVLINSLDKIASLDYFSIIERLLKLSTISLVIWLAGFFALFQSFLNALAEITRFGDRSFYEAWWNSEGLGMYWRTWNKPVYQFFRRHVYSPMRSRGYTHKTASFAVFFLSAVLHELLVGVPTHNLIGVAFLGMFLQLPLIQITQPLEKRKSSSGKLLGNTIFWVSFTIFGQPFAALMYFYAWQAKYGSVSRQQQHQSVQAVCPAPH, encoded by the exons ATGTCTCAGGCGTCATTATCGCCTACCAATGATTTCAAGATGAACACGGCTACAGCGACGGGCACTCGCCTTGATGACCCCGCGAATGGCGTCACTCGCAGAacaggaggggaggatgggggagttgTGAAAAAGACGGACCAATTGAATGGCAATTCCAACACGGAAACAACAATTTCAACACCAGAGAAACCGAAACGATCATATCGCAGCAGAAAGTACCGCCATGTCGAAGCCATTCATTCTGAGTCGCAACCCTCATGTCTTAGCCATGACACAACCGAGACACCCAGCTTTTTGGGGTTTCGCAACCTCATGGTGATTGTCCTGGTAGTTGGCAACCTCCGTCTTGTCATTGAAAACATTCAAAAG TATGGCGTCCTCATCTGCCTCAACTGCCACGACTTCCGCCCCACCGACCTCCAAATCGGCATCTTCCTCTACTTCCTCATCCCCTgccacctcttcctcgcctaCTTCATCGAGCTCGTAGCCGCCCACTCAGCCCGCAGCTCCCTAttcccaaaacccaaaccctccccttcaGGAACCTCCAGTCCCACCGAAGCCCAGCTCTCTAAGTTCCAATCCACCTGGACCCTCATCTGGATCTTCCAcgccctcaacatcaccacctgtCTTGTTTTGACGACCTACGTAGTCTGGTACCAcgtccaccaccccctcatcgGCACCCTCTCCGAAGTCcacgccatcatcgtctGGCTCAAAACCGCCAGCTACGCATTCACCAACCGCGACCTCCGCCACGCCTACCTCCACCCCGTCACTGGTGAACTCGACGCCCTCCCGGAACTATATAGGGAGTGCCCCTaccccaacaacatcaccttTACGAATCTAGTCTACTTTTGGTGGGCACCAACCCTAATTTACCAACCCGTCTACCCCCGCACCTCCAAAATCCGCTGGGTGTTTGTGGCCAAACGGCTCGGCGAGGTTGTCTGCCTCTCGGTGTTTATATGGTTCTGCTCCGCACAGTATGCCACCCCGGTGTTGATCAACTCGCTCGATAAAATCGCCTCGTTGGATTATTTCAGTATAATCGAACGCCTCCTCAAACTGagcaccatctccctcgtcatcTGGCTAGCCGGATTTTTTGCGTTATTCCAGTCCTTCCTCAACGCCTTGGCGGAAATCACAAGGTTTGGGGATAGGAGTTTTTACGAAGCGTGGTGGAATagtgaggggttggggatgtACTGGCGGACGTGGAACAAGCCAGTGTATCAGTTTTTCCGGCGTCACGTCTATTCCCCTATGCGCTCGAGGGGATACACGCACAAGACTGCGAGCTTTGCGGTTTTTTTCCTGAGTGCGGTTTTGCACGAGTTGCTGGTTGGTGTACCTACTCACAACCTCATCG GTGTCGCCTTTCTGGGCATGTTCTTACAGCTACCCCTCATCCAAATTACCCAACCGCTGGAGAAAAGAAAGTCGTCGAGCGGGAAGCTGCTGGGCAACACCATCTTTTGGGTCTCTTTCACGATATTCGGACAGCCGTTCGCAGCGCTCATGTACTTTTATGCTTGGCAGGCCAAATACGGGAGCGTGAgcaggcagcagcagcaccagagCGTCCAGGCTGTTTGTCCCGCTCCTCACtga
- the PFS2 gene encoding pre-mRNA cleavage and polyadenylation factor (CPF) complex subunit (COG:A; EggNog:ENOG503NUVK; BUSCO:EOG09261LPY), whose product MAYEGRDHGEKGFGGGGHDGPMPPRARGRRPVTDYGATIVHWMRNRRPGYQGSYRGEVERPSASYIVDMLPPIARRSNPADTVPTKHLHSSLNKIKHPVNVVRWTPEGRRLLTASSSGEFTLWNGTGFNFETIMQAHDSAIRALAYSHSDDWLVSADHDGMIKYWQPNFNNLESFRAHQDPVRDLAFSPNDTKFVTASDDSTLKIFDFAAAASEQTLTGHGWDAKSCDWHPTKGLIVSGSKDHLVKLWDPRTGRCLTTLHGHKNTITKTSFEKVRGQCLATSARDQTARVFDLRMMRDIVLLRGHEKDISTLTWHPIHPNLLSTGGAEGSLFHYLLDEPNTPPGHAPSIAVYDSPDPQSCPAQTIYPAHKIPYAHDFAIWSLDWHPLGHILASGSNDRITRFWTRSRPGETEFNDRYHIGEAAAEAQGTWDRRGNRHMRQVEEEQEMEDEMDGLVDQKMPIKPPGIPGFGNIPGLPMQGVSALPGLGPPPPPGLAGRGAGVPPNLPFPLPGLPPPPLPGIDPKNPPDFAAIAEMMKKAGIPPPPPPGSGGIPPPPPGMLPPGLIPPPGFPLPPGFPPPPPHLAAQAAAQNFGDGGHGDREAGGRRRAPLPSQEESLRMEQNRGHYTRAR is encoded by the exons ATGGCATATGAGGGCAGAGACCATGGCGAGAAGGGCTTCGGCGGGggtggccatgatggtcCTATGCCGCCGAGAGCTCGTGGTCGAC gTCCTGTAACCGACTATGGTGCCACCATTGTCCACTGGATGAGAAACCGCCGGCCGGGATACCAGGGTTCCTAccgtggtgaggttgagagaCCAAGTGCTAGCTATATTGTCGAT ATGCTTCCACCCATTGCCAGAAGATCGAATCCAGCTGACACGGTGCCAACCAAGCACCTtcactcctccctcaacaagatcaaaCATCCCGTCAACGTGGTGAGATGGACGCCAGAAGGCAGAAGACTTTTGACGGCCTCTAGCAGTGGCGAGTTCACGCTTTGGAATGGCACAGGTTTCAACTTCGAAACCATCATGCAGGCTCACGACTCTGCTATCCGCGCCTTAGCCTACTCCCATAGCGACGATTGGCTTGTGTCTGCTGATCACGACGGCATGATCAAATATTGGCAACCCAATTTCAACAACTTGGAGAGTTTCCGCGCTCATCAAGATCCTGTTCGAGATCTTGCCTTTAGCCCGAACGACACCAAGTTTGTGACCGCCTCGGACGACTCTACTCTCAAGATTTTCgactttgctgctgccgcttctGAACAGACACTGACGGGTCATGGATGGGATGCAAAGAGTTGCGACTGGCATCCCACAAAGGGACTGATTGTGTCGGGATCAAAGGACCATCTCGTCAAGCTCTGGGATCCAAGAACAGGTCGCTGCTTGACCACACTCCATGGCCACAAGAACACCATCACAAAGACTTCCTTTGAGAAGGTACGAGGCCAATGCCTCGCCACGTCTGCCCGAGACCAAACTGCTCGTGTGTTCGACCTGCGCATGATGAGAGATATTGTCCTCCTCCGCGGTCACGAGAAGGATATTTCCACCCTGACATGgcatcccatccacccaaaTCTTCTCAGCACTGGCGGCGCCGAAGGTTCGCTCTTTCACTACTTGCTCGACGAGCCCAACACCCCTCCGGGTCACGCGCCCTCCATTGCTGTATACGACAGCCCCGATCCTCAGTCATGCCCTGCCCAGACTATTTACCCTGCCCACAAGATACCCTATGCTCACGACTTTGCTATCTGGTCGCTCGACTGGCATCCGCTTGGCCACATTCTAGCATCGGGCTCCAACGACCGCATCACCCGTTTTTGGACCCGCTCTCGACCGGGCGAAACTGAATTCAACGATCGCTACCACATTGGCGAAGCCGCCGCTGAGGCCCAAGGCACATGGGATCGCCGTGGGAACCGTCATATGCGTCAAGtcgaagaagaacaagaaatggaggatgagatggacgGCCTTGTCGACCAAAAGATGCCCATCAAGCCACCTGGCATTCCTGGGTTTGGCAACATTCCAGGCCTGCCCATGCAAGGAGTTTCAGCTCTGCCCGGCCTAggtcctccaccgccgcctggTCTTGCCGGAAGAGGTGCCGGTGTTCCACCCAACTTACCCTTCCCGTTACCAGGActcccaccgcctccgcTCCCCGGAATCGATCCCAAGAATCCTCCCGATTTCGCTGCCATTGccgagatgatgaagaaggctggtattccaccgccaccacctcccggCTCGGGTGGTAtcccgcctcccccgccagGGATGCTTCCGCCTGGCCTCATTCCCCCTCCAGGGTTTCCTCTGCCACCTGgtttccctcctccgccgccccaTCTGGCTGCTCAAGCTGCGGCCCAGAATTTTGGTGACGGCGGTCATGGGGATCGTGAGGCGGGCGGCCGAAGACGAGCACCGCTTCCTAGTCAGGAGGAGAGTCTGCGGATGGAACAGAACCGGGGGCATTATACCAGAGCGAGATAG
- the GLC7 gene encoding type 1 serine/threonine-protein phosphatase catalytic subunit glc7 (COG:T; EggNog:ENOG503NWPJ) translates to MADQHEVDLDSIIDRLLEVRGSRPGKQVQLLEAEIRYLCTKAREIFISQPILLELEAPIKICGDIHGQYYDLLRLFEYGGFPPEANYLFLGDYVDRGKQSLETICLLLAYKIKYPENFFILRGNHECASINRIYGFYDECKRRYNIKLWKTFTDCFNCLPIAAIIDEKIFTMHGGLSPDLNSMEQIRRVMRPTDIPDCGLLCDLLWSDPDKDITGWSENDRGVSFTFGPDVVSRFLQKHDMDLICRAHQVVEDGYEFFSKRQLVTLFSAPNYCGEFDNAGAMMSVDESLLCSFQILKPAEKKQKYVHGLGGGSRTSTPRKASK, encoded by the exons ATGGCGGACCAACACGAAGTCGACCTTGACTCGATAATCGATCGCCTCCTGGAGGTGCGGGGCAGCCGACCGGGCAAGCAAGTCCAGCTGCTCGAGGCCGAGATTCGCTATCTTTGCACCAAGGCTCGCGAGATCTTCATTTCGCAGCCCatccttcttgagcttgaaGCTCCCATCAAG ATCTGCGGTGATATTCACGGGCAATACTATGACTTGCTCCGGCTGTTTGAATACGGTGGATTCCCCCCCGAGGCCAACTACCTCTTCCTCGGTGATTATGTCGACAGAGGCAAGCAGTCCCTAGAGACCATCTGCCTGCTGCTCGCCTACAAGATCAAGTACCCCGAGaacttcttcatcctccgtGGCAACCACGAGTGTGCCTCCATCAACCGTATCTATGGTTTCTACGACGAGTGCAAACGTCGCTACAACATCAAGCTCTGGAAGACATTTACCGACTGCTTCAACTGTCTCCCCATTGCCGCCATTATTGACGAGAAGATCTTTACCATGCACGGTGGTCTTAGTCCCGACCTCAACTCTATGGAGCAGATCCGCCGTGTCATGAGACCCACTGAT ATCCCCGACTGCGGTCTGCTCTGCGATCTCCTGTGGTCCGACCCAGATAAGGACATCACCGGGTGGAGTGAGAACGATCGTGGTGTCTCGTTCACCTTTGGCCCTGATGTCGTCTCGCGCTTCCTGCAAAAACACGACATGGATCTTATCTGCCGTGCCCATCAGGTTGTCGAGGATGGTTACGAGTTCTTCTCTAAGCGTCAGCTCGTTACGCTATTCAGCGCCCCCAACTACTGCGGCGAGTTCGACAATGCTGGTGCCATGATGAGCGTCGACGAGAGTCTCCTTTGCTCATTCCAG ATTCTCAAACCCGCagagaagaaacaaaagtATGTTCACGGCCTCGGAGGCGGAAGCAgaacctccaccccccggAAAGCTTCCAAATAA
- the RPO26 gene encoding subunit common to RNA polymerases I, II, and III (EggNog:ENOG503P3W3; COG:K; BUSCO:EOG09265552), with translation MSDFGDDDRDPIADEPAFEEDPDEYYEPVEDDEADNRPVGDDEDPNQVVTSGDPNAAANHGKGTEKSHKDKKIPNDQRKTTPYMTKYEKARILGTRALQISMNAPVLVDLEGETDPLQIAIKELREKKIPLIVRRYMPDGTYEDWTCEELMQ, from the exons ATGTCTGACTTTGGCGACGACGATCGCGATCCCAT CGCCGATGAGCCCGCCTTCGAGGAGGACCCTGATGAGTACTACGAGCCAGTGGAAGATGACGAAGCCGACAACCGCCCCGttggcgatgacgaagacCCAAACCAAGTAGTCACCTCTGGCGACCCCAACGCGGCCGCCAACCACGGGAAGGGCACTGAGAAGTCGcacaaggacaagaagattCCCAACGACCAGCGCAAGACAACACCATATATGACCAAGTACGAGAAGGCGCGCATTCTCGGCACAAGAGCTCTCCAGATCAG CATGAATGCGCCTGTGCTGGTTGACCTTGAGGGTGAGACGGATCCCCTGCAGATTGCCATCAAAGAACTCAGGGAAAAGAAGATTCCCCTCATTGTGCGCCGGTACATGCCTGATGGAAC GTACGAGGACTGGACCTGCGAGGAACTCATGCAATGA
- a CDS encoding hypothetical protein (EggNog:ENOG503NVT7; COG:S), which yields MSARATRAMKRKADNGGESADSTKRQQLDLADQELDKGSPEQETAESTSIYDDNDAASDTASPPGDTNTVGATSISTSRRGRKFPSDMKTIKCTFPGCDKSFNRPARLVSHLRSHTGDRIHRCTYEGCDKSYLEEKHLTQHIKGSHTHEKNYVCNVKGCGKAFVTNTRLKRHAAVHEGAERFRCRDYEGCSESFRKRETLQRHIRTRHLNQAGFPCLQDGCQEGFDSAGALRRHTEREHGQLRFWCDECAKETDEDGEEKRVGFTTLNMLKTHARTEHRACPFCDKKIGRQFQLEEHMENMHSGKSVEERKDVPCNWPGCESMFTRKSNMMTHYRSAHEGKKFVCGEVNTFNTPDIADWNWQEEGCKAPFVSKLKLEEHIRFVHLGRKRPERTITLNFDGPDEVDEMTAAVDKKKLACSVLGCEARFIRYADLNKHLEAHQRQASSIGDGYAQQAQPNVAVEAGYEPRDFIFSVPQDGYGNQDHMLVVPDAGYGDQGHILTANSAYVAPTNRYGNQDHILNDIKNEPGIPDLTGDAPHGLALDPELQASTMDMRLQGPDDQQQQQQQDLDPNFYPALANMLGGDTHANADWNVMNELLGHGQY from the coding sequence ATGTCTGCCAGAGCAACAAGAGCCATGAAGCGAAAGGCTGATAACGGCGGCGAGTCGGCAGACTCGACCAAGCGCCAGCAACTCGACCTGGCCGACCAGGAGCTCGACAAGGGCAGCCCGGAGCAAGAAACTGCAGAATCCACCTCCATTTACGATGACAACGATGCTGCTTCTGATACTGCCTCTCCCCCAGGCGATACCAATACCGTTGGGGCAACCTCAATCTCTACCTCCCGCCGAGGCCGCAAGTTCCCCTCCGATATGAAGACGATCAAGTGCACTTTCCCTGGCTGCGACAAGAGCTTCAACCGACCTGCTCGCCTGGTTTCTCATCTTCGAAGCCACACCGGCGATCGAATCCACCGCTGCACCTATGAAGGGTGCGACAAATCCTACCTTGAAGAGAAACACCTGACGCAACACATCAAGGGTTCCCACACCCACGAGAAGAACTACGTCTGCAACGTCAAAGGATGCGGCAAAGCTTTCGTCACCAATACGAGACTCAAGAGGCATGCTGCCGTTCATGAAGGTGCCGAGCGATTTCGATGCCGAGACTATGAGGGTTGCAGTGAGAGCTTCCGGAAGCGTGAGACTCTGCAGCGGCACATTCGGACCAGGCACCTCAATCAGGCCGGTTTCCCTTGTCTGCAAGACGGTTGCCAAGAGGGCTTCGACAGCGCCGGTGCTCTCCGGCGTCACACGGAGCGCGAGCATGGGCAACTGCGGTTTTGGTGCGACGAGTGCGCCAAGGAAACggacgaggatggtgaagagaaAAGGGTTGGGTTTACGACGTTGAATATGCTCAAGACTCATGCCAGAACCGAGCACCGGGCGTGTCCTTTCTGCGACAAGAAGATCGGCCGGCAGTTTCAACTGGAGGAGCACATGGAGAATATGCACTCTGGAAAATCGGTCGAGGAGAGAAAGGATGTGCCTTGCAACTGGCCAGGGTGCGAGAGCATGTTCACCCGAAAGTCCAACATGATGACGCACTACCGAAGTGCGCACGAAGGCAAGAAGTTTGTCTGTGGTGAGGTCAACACTTTCAACACGCCCGATATCGCGGATTGGAACTGGCAAGAGGAGGGCTGCAAGGCTCCGTTTGTTAGCAAGCTCAAGCTTGAGGAGCACATCCGATTTGTTCACCTAGGAAGGAAGCGTCCAGAGAGAACCATCACCCTGAACTTTGACGGACcggacgaggtggacgagatgacggcggcagtcgacaagaagaaacTTGCCTGCAGTGTACTTGGGTGCGAAGCGAGGTTCATCAGATATGCGGATCTCAACAAGCATTTGGAAGCTCATCAGAGACAGGCTTCAAGCATCGGTGATGGATATGCTCAACAAGCGCAGCCCAATGTTGCCGTCGAGGCAGGATATGAGCCCCGagattttattttttctgTCCCTCAAGACGGATATGGAAACCAGGACCACATGCTTGTCGTGCCTGATGCTGGGTATGGCGATCAAGGCCATATTCTCACCGCCAACAGTGCCTACGTCGCTCCGACCAACAGGTACGGCAACCAGGACCATATTCTCAACGATATTAAGAACGAGCCGGGGATCCCAGATCTGACTGGGGATGCGCCTCACGGTCTTGCACTTGATCCGGAGCTGCAGGCTTCGACAATGGACATGCGGCTTCAGGGGCCAGAtgatcagcaacagcaacaacagcaggaTCTAGATCCCAACTTTTATCCTGCTTTGGCGAATATGCTCGGAGGGGACACCCACGCCAACGCCGATTGGAATGTGATGAACGAACTGCTTGGCCATGGTCAGTATTAG
- a CDS encoding hypothetical protein (COG:O; EggNog:ENOG503P55U) — protein sequence MAEQQVTESTATTTRLPRVTIQFCTQCKWMLRAAYFAQELLSTFSTSLGEVALQPSTGGVFIVEITTSSPATTTEAGSSDQVKLLTKILWDRKTDGGFPETKELKRRVRDVIDPGRGLGHVDRDYSKPKSGEGEDKREGGVEKGKEEHKVEEEGKVCTIEGKENCEDCQ from the exons ATGGCAGAGCAGCAGGTTACCGAAAGTACGGCCACGACGACCCGACTGCCGAGGGTGACGATACAGTTTTGTACGCAGTGCAagtggatgttgagggcTGCTTAT TTCGCCCAAGAGCTCCTATCAaccttctcaacctccctAGGCGAAGTTGCCCTCCAGCCGTCAACCGGAGGTGTATTCATCGTCGAGATcaccacctcttctcccGCTACTACTACTGAAGCCGGGAGTAGCGATCAAGTCAAGCTTTTGACGAAAATCCTCTGGGACAGGAAGACCGACGGTGGATTCCCCGAAACAAAAGAGCTCAAGAGACGCGTGAGGGACGTTATCGATCccgggagggggttggggcaCGTGGACAGGGATTATTCCAAGCCCAAatctggtgagggagaggacaagagagaggggggggtagagaaggggaaagaagaacacaaagttgaggaggagggaaaggtgTGCACCAttgaggggaaggagaatTGTGAGGATTGTCAgtag
- the STE18 gene encoding Guanine nucleotide-binding protein subunit gamma (EggNog:ENOG503P6WM; COG:J) — translation MDQQPRKSHDSSASSRIPTAEPQHQGDINDASPREPPQQSEQQEPSRPVNSPSSIPNGRPRSPVFSAKPERKPPPASLPLIPKRDSAGTPKSAPRKPPKMPQYTSRDVGDPSQIKKTKQSMADLKLRRLTELNNRLREDLERERIPVSQASKSIIAYCNSTRDYMVPSVWGPVPKGEDPYAPQQSNGCCVVM, via the exons ATGGACCAGCAGCCACGAAAATCTCACGActcgtcggcgtcgtcgcGGATTCCGACCGCCGAGCCGCAGCACCAGGGCGACATCAACGACGCCAGCCCCCGTGAGCCGCCGCAGCAATCAGAGCAACAAGAGCCATCGCGGCCAGTTAATTCTCCTTCATCAATACCCAACGGCCGGCCTCGGTCGCCAGTTTTTTCTGCCAAGCCAGAAAGGAAGCCGCCACCAGCGTCTCTCCCCTTAATTCCCAAGCGCGACTCTGCTGGAACCCCAAAGTCAGCACCGAGAAAACCTCCCAAGATGCCCCAGTACACATCGCGCGATGTCGGCGACCCGTCGCAGATCAAGAAGACCAAGCAGAGCATGGCGGATCTCAAGCTTCGTCGATTGACAGAATTGAACAATCGGCTACGTGAAGATCTCGAAAGAGAGCGCATCCCCGTAAGCCAAGCATCGAAGAG TATCATCGCCTATTGCAACAGCACCAGAGACTACATGGTGCCCAGCGTCTGGGGTCCTGTGCCAAAGGGCGAGGATCCCTACGCACCACAACAGAGCAACGGCTGCTGTGTAGTGATGTAG